Proteins co-encoded in one Pelobates fuscus isolate aPelFus1 chromosome 5, aPelFus1.pri, whole genome shotgun sequence genomic window:
- the TMEM100 gene encoding transmembrane protein 100 yields the protein MEEPIKDIMGTSKGSEPIMMEKKNNDYVIKAVPRINETQLTAATGGVELSCYRCTIPFGVVILIAGVVATAVAYSFNSHGSIISVFGLVILFSGLLLVCLSAVCWKVRQRKKRAKRRESQTALVANQRNIHV from the coding sequence ATGGAGGAGCCCATTAAAGACATCATGGGGACCTCTAAGGGGTCGGAACCCATAATGATGGAGAAGAAAAAcaatgattatgtaattaaagctGTTCCAAGGATCAATGAAACTCAGCTGACGGCTGCAACTGGTGGAGTAGAGCTCTCGTGTTATAGATGCACCATCCCTTTTGGTGTGGTTATTCTTATAGCTGGAGTGGTGGCTACCGCCGTGGCGTACAGTTTTAATTCCCATGGATCCATCATCTCTGTGTTCGGATTGGTCATTCTGTTTTCTGGACTCCTTTTGGTATGCTTGAGCGCTGTGTGCTGGAAAGTTAGGCAACGGAAAAAGAGAGCGAAACGGCGAGAGAGCCAGACAGCGTTGGTGGCGAACCAGAGGAATATACATGTTTAA